One Aegilops tauschii subsp. strangulata cultivar AL8/78 chromosome 7, Aet v6.0, whole genome shotgun sequence genomic window carries:
- the LOC109744519 gene encoding exopolygalacturonase-like, giving the protein MLSSSYDYKMARHTCSACDAHRVMSLFLHRRSDMAFPLVALFFMISARWCLEVAHAGRQVFDVMDFGAIADGETDDSKAFIRAWMKACASPGRPAVVVPKGEYRLQPVVFRGPCKGYMQVRLAGDLRAPDDLAAFRGSHEWINFASIDGLLVTGGGTFDGRGASSWHLNQCPTNPNCKPLPVSIKLGRVRNVTITGVTSLDSKFFHVIIIGSQNVSIHRVTIRAPRDSPNTDGVHIQGSSNVRITDTAIATGDDCISVGPGSADITVSGVNCGPGHGISVGSLGRHPGEEDVRGLRVSNCTLAGTANGVRIKTWRGGLRPGSVVSGLVFEDIVMRKVRNPIIIDQEYCPYSSSSCRHESAQRPSVVKISDVKFKNIRGVSATQVAVKLSCSGASPCHGLELRDIDLTYVKRGVATESRCENVAGGMAGGMLVPPSCI; this is encoded by the exons ATGCTCTCGAGCTCGTACGATTATAAAATGGCGAGACATACATGCTCTGCTTGTGATGCTCATCGCGTGATGAGTTTGTTTCTCCATAGGAGATCGGACATGGCGTTTCCCCTGGTTGCTCTCTTTTTCATGATCTCGGCTAGGTGGTGCCTGGAGGTTGCCCATGCCGGACGCCAGGTGTTCGACGTTATGGACTTCGGCGCCATCGCCGACGGAGAGACGGATGACTCAAAG GCTTTTATAAGGGCGTGGATGAAGGCGTGCGCGTCGCCGGGGAGGCCGGCCGTCGTGGTCCCCAAGGGCGAGTACCGGCTCCAGCCGGTGGTCTTCCGCGGCCCGTGCAAGGGCTACATGCAGGTGCGCCTCGCCGGCGACCTCCGCGCACCGGACGACCTGGCCGCGTTCCGGGGCAGCCACGAGTGGATCAACTTCGCCAGCATCGACGGGCTGCTCGTCACGGGCGGCGGCACGTTCGACGGCCGCGGCGCGTCGTCGTGGCACCTCAACCAGTGCCCAACGAATCCGAACTGCAAGCCCCTCCCCGTC TCGATAAAGCTCGGGCGCGTGAGGAACGTTACCATCACGGGGGTGACGTCGCTGGACAGCAAGTTCTTCCACGTGATCATCATCGGCAGCCAGAACGTGTCCATCCATCGCGTCACCATCCGGGCGCCGCGGGACAGCCCCAACACGGACGGCGTCCACATCCAGGGCTCCTCCAACGTGCGCATCACCGACACGGCCATCGCCACGGGGGACGACTGCATCTCCGTCGGCCCGGGGAGCGCCGACATCACCGTGTCCGGGGTGAACTGCGGACCCGGCCACGGCATCAGCGTGGGCAGCCTCGGGAGGCACCCAGGCGAGGAGGACGTGCGCGGGCTGCGCGTGTCCAACTGCACCCTCGCCGGCACCGCCAACGGCGTACGCATCAAGACTTGGCGCGGCGGGCTCCGTCCGGGCTCCGTCGTGTCCGGTCTCGTCTTCGAGGACATCGTCATGAGGAAGGTCCGGAACCCCATCATCATCGACCAGGAGTACTGCCCCTACAGCTCCAGCTCCTGCCGCCATGAATCG GCGCAGCGGCCGTCCGTGGTGAAGATAAGCGATGTAAAGTTCAAGAACATCAGGGGCGTGTCGGCGACCCAGGTCGCTGTGAAGCTGTCGTGCAGCGGCGCGAGCCCGTGCCATGGACTGGAGCTCAGGGACATCGACCTGACGTACGTCAAGCGCGGCGTCGCCACAGAGTCGCGGTGCGAAAACGTCGCCGGTGGTATGGCCGGCGGCATGCTCGTACCTCCCTCATGTATATGA